One window from the genome of Brassica rapa cultivar Chiifu-401-42 unplaced genomic scaffold, CAAS_Brap_v3.01 Scaffold0309, whole genome shotgun sequence encodes:
- the LOC103848424 gene encoding uncharacterized protein LOC103848424 has protein sequence MAPRGRRTARGRGTATRVVREACPTNSVESVNGTNTETDGGSSTKGSQQSDQPAGYAEMMAELQRYRERFGDQMREESADGTPHQADARGYVPGVGVCHRHPPPPPPFVPAHVRGPTYWEVMKYMRDMQMDHFSGKASATSADNWRRKLEKNLDAARCPAEFRRELAVHYLKDEAMIWWEGVVELARGCYELTWEDFKDEFTREYVPPEATDKMENDFENLRQGNKTVKEYKEEFNRLRRFARRRMDEQDLIRKFMNGLRIDLKNRCSLRKYDRFAELVETAALQEVGLEEESKLTRSTQSKATKRTWEVANTPQAAKSEGGATCHRCNKKGHHVKDCRFPPNVRCYRCNREGHTSNACRMPAQGAPQQGAPQQGAGRNEQLPPPPKRQDVAGRAFVVGDHEGGEPIVGMFPIPTCLDVYL, from the coding sequence ATGGCACCAAGGGGAAGAAGAACCGCTAGGGGAAGAGGCACTGCAACACGTGTGGTTCGGGAAGCTTGCCCGACCAATTCTGTGGAAAGTGTGAATGGAACAAACACTGAGACTGATGGTGGAAGCTCAACAAAGGGGAGTCAGCAGAGTGACCAACCAGCAGGGTATGCCGAAATGATGGCAGAGTTGCAAAGATACCGTGAGCGTTTTGGAGATCAAATGCGTGAAGAATCCGCTGATGGAACACCACACCAGGCTGATGCTCGCGGGTATGTACCGGGTGTTGGAGTGTGTCACCGTCATCCGCCTCCGCCCCCACCGTTTGTGCCAGCTCATGTTCGTGGACCCACTTACTGGGAAGTGATGAAGTACATGAGGGACATGCAAATGGATCATTTCAGTGGGAAGGCCAGTGCCACCTCAGCAGATAACTGGAGGAGGAAGCTGGAGAAGAACTTGGATGCAGCCAGGTGTCCAGCCGAGTTCCGTAGGGAATTGGCTGTTCATTACCTGAAAGACGAAGCCATGATATGGTGGGAAGGTGTCGTGGAATTAGCGCGAGGATGCTATGAGTTGACTTGGGAGGACTTTAAGGATGAGTTCACCCGAGAGTATGTTCCCCCTGAGGCTACAGACAAGATGGAGAACGACTTTGAGAATCTGCGCCAAGGGAACAAGACAGTGAAAGAGTATAAGGAAGAGTTCAATCGTTTGAGAAGGTTCGCCCGCAGACGCATGGATGAGCAAGACCTGATTCGGAAATTCATGAATGGACTAAGGATTGATTTGAAGAACAGGTGTTCCCTTAGGAAGTATGACCGTTTTGCGGAACTTGTTGAGACAGCAGCTTTACAGGAGGTTGGCTTGGAAGAAGAAAGCAAGCTTACAAGGAGCACTCAGTCAAAGGCGACCAAGCGAACTTGGGAAGTCGCTAATACACCCCAAGCCGCAAAAAGTGAAGGAGGCGCAACTTGCCATAGGTGTAATAAGAAAGGACACCACGTAAAGGATTGTAGATTCCCACCGAATGTTCGATGTTACCGTTGTAACAGAGAAGGACACACTTCGAATGCATGTCGTATGCCAGCGCAGGGAGCACCGCAGCAGGGAGCACCGCAGCAGGGAGCTGGGCGCAATGAGCAGTTACCGCCACCACCAAAAAGACAAGATGTGGCTGGACGAGCCTTCGTAGTCGGGGACCACGAAGGAGGAGAACCGATCGTTGGTATGTTTCCTATACCTACTTGTCTAGATGTTTACTTATAA